The Kwoniella mangroviensis CBS 8507 chromosome 1 map unlocalized Ctg02, whole genome shotgun sequence genome window below encodes:
- a CDS encoding mitochondrial division protein 1 gives MPSSHDDHDKPLRQALDPISSPYMSSINGTLSIAKEVLMGSFQSEHRRSESTRILSDLAPSLMQPRFLNAASTYGPSRSLGKPPSRPSSLMRLPTSLPYGISNVGVKPTSSSLAIIEAVDKLSSLSLTPPEEGEVGDQPSLIKGFKATIPSSELAKQRRRLIRGGIIDQDLGNEKLGLKKLGDRARGLLTNHEEEGPEGELDIGRKAKRRRRQRESRRISEGRHLEGKLHLEDLVQQADEIQQDKENLHVRQSLIHAEILEVSAKIDALEDIRRRLETSLLHLQEEDLELDDELEGVQELMASPAIKSAAGTRALPPSTAAAVTKKSSRRRKGPAFLPSEHDELPKGVAFMTLNGHTGPITALDFNEPYGMLVTAGQDDVVKVWDLCDGEEIGQLRGHTGTVKALQVEDTLCLTGGSDGAIRLWDVRMVEDYEERLQSQLEELARQDPLERIANQNQKLHDEHDDDGEDLDKEKDEFDWEEGPSHITQATRVDIASPCVRTLEGHSKSVTAIYYEDGCLVTGSSDKTIRQWDVATGQCVLTMDILWAISNPPPAPAPTPAPAPKLRHRSSTSFGSIHYEDILPSPGASLVGMSGASLLSAVAGNQFAVPTPPYADGSWEMYQDFVGGVQFWGYALASGSGDGGVRMWDMRTGQAHRTLAGHTAPVTCLQFDEMNIVTGSLDKTIRIWDLRMGQASEVHRYEYPVTALQFDSRKVIACTGENGLENYNRTTHQHSRLVTNGHIKPVEKMRFIDKYLVSGGRDGAAKVWAM, from the exons ATGCCCTCATCTCACGATGATCACGATAAACCCCTTCGCCAGGCTTTagatccaatctcctcaCCTTACATGTCATCAATCAACGGGACCTTGTCAATCGCCAAGGAAGTATTGATGGGATCATTCCAATCGGAACATCGTCGTTCGGAAAGTACGAGGATTCTCTCCGATC TCGCACCATCATTGATGCAACCCCGTTTCCTCAATGCAGCCAGTACCTACGGCCCATCTCGATCACTTGGTAAACCACCTTCTAGACCTAGCTCATTGATGAGATTACCCACCTCTCTACCCTACGGAATAAGTAACGTTGGTGTTAAACctacttcatcctctttagCAATAATAGAAGCGGTAGATAAATTATCTTCTCTATCACTTACACCAcccgaagaaggtgaagtaggtgatcaaccaagtttgatcaaAGGTTTCAAAGCTACTATACCTTCATCTGAACTCGCCAAACAGCGCAGAAGATTGATAAGAGGTGGTATCATAGATCAGGATTTGGGTAATGAGAAATTAGGCCTAAAGAAATTAGGTGATAGAGCTAGAGGTTTGTTAACTAAtcacgaagaagaaggccCCGAAGGAGAGCTGGATATTGGTCGGAAAgcgaaaagaaggagaagacagagaGAATCGAGAAGGATAAGTGAAGGTAGACATTTGGAGGGGAAGTTGCATTTGGAAGATTTGGTTCAGCAGGCGGATGAAATTCAGCAGGATAAAGAGAACTTACATGTAagacag TCCCTCATACACGCTGAGATACTGGAAGTCTCGGCCAAGATTGACGCTTTAGAAGATATCCGTCGGCGACTTGAGACCTCTCTGCTACAtctacaagaagaagatctagAGCTAGACGATGAGCTGGAAGGTGTACAGGAATTGATGGCTTCACCGGCTATCAAATCTGCTGCTGGTACAAGagctttaccaccttcgaccgCTGCTGCCGTGACCAAGAAAAGctcgagaagaaggaaaggacCGGCTTTCCTGCCTTCTGAACATGATGAGTTACCCAAAGGAGTCGCgttcatg ACCCTCAACGGACACACTGGACCTATAACGGCATTAGATTTCAACGAGCCGTATGGTATGTTGGTCACTGCTGGACAAGATGATGTAGTTAAGGTATGGGATCTGTgcgatggagaagaaattggtcaATTGCGAGGACATACTGGAACAGTCAAAGCTTTACAGGTCGAGGATACTCTATGTCTAACTGGTGGCTCAGATGGTGCTATCAGATTATGGGATGTGAGGATGGTAGAAGATTACGAAGAGAGATTACAATCACAATTGGAAGAATTAGCAAGACAGGATCCGTTGGAGAGAATAGcgaatcagaatcagaaacTACATGacgaacatgatgatgatggtgaagatttggataaagagaaagatgaatttgattgGGAAGAAGGACCAAGTCACATCACTCAAGCAACCCGGGTTGATATTGCTAGTCCGTGTGTAAGGACTTTAGAAGGGCATAGCAAGAGTGTGACTGCAATATACtatgaagatggatgtttGGTCACTGGATCATCGGATAAGACGATAAGACAATGGGATGTAGCTACTGGTCAATGTGTTCTGACGATGGACATTCTATGGGCAATATCCAaccctccacctgctcctgctcctaccCCTGCTCCAGCACCAAAATTACGACATCGATCTTCGACGTCCTTCGGATCAATACATTACGAGGATATCCTCCCATCACCTGGTGCATCCCTCGTTGGAATGTCAGGTGCGAGTTTGCTTAGTGCTGTAGCTGGAAATCAATTTGCCGTACCCACCCCACCGTACGCGGATGGATCGTGGGAGATGTATCAAGATTTCGTAGGTGGTGTACAATTCTGGGGATACGCTTTGGCAAGTGGGAGTGGTGATGGCGGAGTGAGAATGTGGGATA TGAGGACCGGTCAGGCACATCGAACACTGGCTGGACACACTGCACCAGTGACATGTCTCCAATTCGACGAGATGAATATCGTCACAGGTAGTTTAGACAAGACCATTCGA ATTTGGGACTTGCGAATGGGTCAAGCTTCCGAAGTACATAGATATGAATATCCTGTTACAGCCTTACAATTCGACAGTAGGAAGGTTATCGCCTGTACGGGTGAGAATGGATTGGAGAATTATAATAGGACGACACATCAACATTCTAGATTGGTCACGAATGGACATATCAAACCtgttgagaagatgaggtttATCGATAAGTATCTGGTCtctggaggaagagatggagcGGCGAAAGTGTGGGCGATGTAA